One genomic segment of Desulfovulcanus ferrireducens includes these proteins:
- a CDS encoding methyl-accepting chemotaxis protein: MNEINSTKRVQDFIFRCKILPKLGQGLASSIQDREKDFLMLGENLQRINSEILAFKEQTEVLVGVAGGEKIEDIVKGLEQGLDRLRKGYVQTSYDRVISGMAKELGQVKELGSYVLNFKKIVRRLQTLGVFTRIESARLGQVGIGFATLADDVEGLAQKIVIYGQEILQTAQSLGKKVDLAQVQTVGLKNRQDKLLRNVFVNLNENLEVLKNLQQSCAQIAMEVEQGAKEIANKISTVVASMQFHDITRQQLEHIQEVLFEVHSLLQDVGQGDEEHKMLEVVAWFKEVGELQLRQLRYARDKFYQAVVTLLDNLTGIETEISKLHKSLARTHGFEEEGAASLLEGISLGIKNVAKDMRIAVQENEQISGMMNSVIESVSQMNEFVEYIEEVGLEIELIALNASIKAAHTGDKGRALGVLAVATQKLSMEAREKTDNISKLLQEIVKNSQLLAKDVDEAFDHGQTDELIDYLSHHISELIGLNKQVQEKFSQSSQASEAVLNEIKRVVKEIDVHEKVVAELEGVEQELRLLVQEAGAIVPAAYSAESSEKLKGLLSKYTMQSERLIHMDMQGEEEQYTVDEDENVELFDDDFDENVELF; encoded by the coding sequence ATGAATGAAATAAACTCCACAAAAAGAGTACAAGATTTTATTTTTAGATGTAAAATTTTGCCTAAACTCGGCCAGGGTTTGGCCAGTTCCATTCAAGACAGGGAAAAAGATTTCCTCATGTTGGGGGAAAATCTTCAGCGTATAAACTCAGAAATTTTAGCTTTTAAAGAACAGACCGAGGTGTTGGTCGGAGTTGCTGGGGGAGAAAAAATTGAAGACATAGTTAAAGGCCTGGAACAAGGGTTGGATAGGCTGAGAAAAGGTTATGTTCAGACGAGTTACGATCGTGTTATTTCAGGTATGGCCAAAGAGCTAGGGCAGGTTAAGGAACTTGGTTCTTATGTCTTAAATTTTAAAAAGATTGTGCGCAGGCTACAAACTTTGGGGGTTTTTACTAGAATTGAAAGTGCCAGACTTGGTCAAGTGGGAATTGGCTTTGCAACGTTAGCGGATGATGTTGAAGGACTAGCGCAAAAAATAGTAATCTATGGCCAGGAAATTTTACAAACAGCCCAGTCATTGGGGAAAAAAGTTGATTTGGCTCAGGTACAAACTGTGGGGCTGAAAAACAGGCAAGATAAATTGTTACGGAATGTATTTGTAAACTTAAATGAAAATTTAGAGGTACTAAAGAATTTGCAGCAGAGTTGTGCGCAAATTGCCATGGAAGTGGAACAAGGAGCAAAAGAAATCGCAAATAAAATCAGTACGGTAGTCGCGTCTATGCAGTTTCACGACATTACCAGGCAACAACTGGAACATATACAGGAGGTTCTTTTTGAGGTCCACTCTCTGCTTCAAGACGTAGGTCAAGGGGATGAAGAGCATAAGATGCTGGAGGTGGTGGCCTGGTTTAAAGAGGTAGGTGAATTACAGCTTAGACAATTAAGATATGCTCGGGATAAATTTTATCAGGCTGTAGTGACTCTATTGGATAATTTAACCGGAATTGAAACTGAAATAAGCAAGTTACATAAGAGCTTGGCCCGTACTCATGGTTTTGAAGAAGAAGGCGCGGCTAGCCTTTTGGAAGGTATAAGTTTGGGCATCAAAAATGTGGCCAAAGACATGCGCATTGCGGTTCAGGAAAATGAGCAGATTTCCGGGATGATGAATAGTGTAATAGAAAGTGTGAGTCAGATGAACGAGTTTGTTGAATACATAGAAGAAGTGGGCTTGGAGATAGAACTCATCGCTTTAAATGCTAGTATCAAGGCTGCCCACACAGGAGATAAAGGAAGGGCATTGGGTGTGCTGGCGGTGGCTACTCAAAAGCTGTCCATGGAGGCCAGAGAAAAGACAGATAATATTTCCAAGTTGTTGCAAGAAATAGTTAAAAATTCTCAACTTTTAGCAAAAGATGTGGATGAGGCCTTTGACCATGGCCAAACTGATGAACTGATAGATTATTTATCTCATCACATAAGCGAGCTTATAGGGTTGAATAAACAAGTTCAGGAAAAGTTTTCCCAGAGTTCCCAGGCTAGTGAGGCTGTTTTAAATGAGATAAAAAGGGTTGTTAAAGAGATTGATGTCCATGAAAAGGTGGTGGCAGAGCTTGAAGGGGTGGAACAAGAGTTACGTCTTCTAGTCCAGGAAGCTGGAGCCATTGTGCCGGCTGCTTATAGTGCGGAAAGTTCTGAAAAATTGAAAGGGCTTTTGTCCAAATATACCATGCAAAGTGAACGGTTGATTCATATGGATATGCAGGGAGAAGAAGAGCAATACACTGTCGATGAAGATGAGAATGTTGAGTTATTTGATGATGACTTTGATGAGAATGTGGAGTTGTTTTAA
- a CDS encoding chemotaxis protein CheA — MSFQDQGRQAFREEALELLEELESSLLELEEDPDNEELINRVFRAMHTIKGSGAMFGFDDISKFTHELETVFDQVREGKIKVGKDLLDLTLKARDLILAMLEGREAESELQAEEIIAGLRMIVPSQVKPDGDDKKDLEKVRAAEEIRSYRIMFKPQKEIFLTGSDPAALIEELCVLGRCRVVMHTGDIPGLDDFNPELCYVWWDVILTTDQGLDAIKDVFIFVEDDCELKIEQIDVQDVEGRGYKKIGQILVDRGDISPEVVQKFLKLQKPLGQLLVEAGLLSPQKVEAALAEQEEVRQAQILKKKSKSAIVSSIRVPAKKLDYLVNLVGELVIVQARLSQLVCSMQDPQLTTLAEELERLSDELRDSTLEIRMLPIGTIFSKFRRLVRDLSRDLDKEIELVTKGEETELDKTVIERLNDPLVHLLRNSIDHGIETPDVRMAKGKPPQGTVVLAAEHSGGEVIIRIIDDGAGIDKEKVRARAIQQGIISADAVLNDQEIYDLIFAPGFSTASQVTNVSGRGVGMDVVKRNIEALRGRIQVESEWGKGTTITLRLPLTLAIIDGLQVQVGEDFFILPLSVVEECVELKRQHAVKRKKDKIINLRGEIVPYIVLRDCFDIQGRPPEIEQVVITRVQGSRIGLVVDNVIGEHQTVIKSLGRVYRDVPGISGATIKGDGNIALILDVSDLMYLETGIERTTH; from the coding sequence ATGTCTTTTCAGGATCAGGGTCGACAGGCCTTTCGGGAAGAGGCCTTAGAGCTTTTGGAAGAATTGGAGTCTTCCCTTTTGGAACTCGAAGAAGACCCGGATAACGAGGAGTTAATCAACAGGGTCTTTCGGGCCATGCATACTATCAAGGGCTCTGGGGCCATGTTTGGCTTTGACGACATCTCTAAATTTACTCACGAGTTGGAAACTGTTTTTGATCAGGTCAGGGAAGGTAAAATCAAGGTCGGCAAAGATCTTTTAGACCTGACTCTTAAGGCCAGAGATTTGATTTTGGCTATGCTTGAAGGCCGTGAAGCGGAATCTGAACTTCAGGCCGAAGAAATAATTGCTGGTCTGCGTATGATTGTACCAAGTCAAGTAAAACCTGACGGCGATGATAAAAAAGACTTGGAGAAGGTTAGGGCGGCAGAAGAGATTCGGTCTTATAGAATCATGTTTAAGCCACAGAAGGAGATTTTTTTAACCGGATCTGATCCTGCAGCCTTGATAGAAGAACTGTGTGTTTTGGGTCGGTGTAGGGTAGTTATGCATACTGGGGATATTCCTGGACTGGACGATTTTAATCCGGAATTATGTTATGTGTGGTGGGATGTGATTTTAACTACCGATCAGGGGTTGGACGCTATCAAGGATGTATTTATTTTTGTAGAGGATGATTGCGAGCTAAAAATTGAACAAATTGATGTCCAGGATGTCGAAGGGAGAGGATATAAAAAAATAGGTCAAATTTTGGTAGATCGGGGAGATATTAGCCCTGAAGTGGTACAGAAATTTTTAAAACTTCAGAAGCCTCTTGGTCAGCTTTTGGTGGAAGCTGGTTTATTATCACCTCAAAAGGTGGAGGCTGCTTTAGCGGAACAGGAGGAGGTTCGCCAGGCACAGATTCTGAAGAAAAAAAGCAAGTCAGCCATTGTTTCCAGCATTCGCGTGCCAGCTAAGAAGTTAGATTATCTGGTAAATTTGGTGGGGGAATTGGTTATTGTCCAGGCCAGGCTCAGCCAACTAGTTTGTTCCATGCAAGATCCGCAATTAACCACTTTGGCCGAGGAATTGGAGAGGTTAAGTGATGAACTGCGAGATAGCACATTAGAAATAAGAATGCTGCCTATAGGAACTATCTTTAGTAAGTTTAGGCGGTTGGTCCGCGATCTCTCTCGGGATCTGGATAAAGAAATTGAATTGGTAACAAAAGGGGAGGAAACAGAGCTGGATAAGACGGTAATTGAACGTTTGAATGATCCCTTGGTCCATCTGCTCAGAAACAGTATCGATCATGGTATAGAGACGCCTGATGTGCGCATGGCCAAAGGCAAACCTCCCCAAGGAACTGTGGTTTTAGCTGCAGAACACTCTGGCGGGGAGGTGATTATTCGTATCATTGATGATGGGGCTGGGATAGACAAGGAAAAGGTCAGAGCCAGGGCTATTCAACAAGGTATAATTTCTGCTGATGCAGTATTGAATGATCAGGAGATTTACGATTTGATTTTTGCTCCGGGATTCTCCACTGCGTCTCAGGTGACTAATGTCTCCGGTCGCGGGGTGGGTATGGACGTAGTCAAACGTAATATTGAGGCCTTGCGTGGGCGTATTCAGGTGGAGAGTGAATGGGGTAAAGGTACAACCATAACTTTGCGTCTCCCCCTGACTCTGGCCATAATTGACGGTTTACAGGTCCAGGTAGGCGAAGATTTTTTTATTTTGCCCCTTTCTGTTGTAGAGGAGTGTGTAGAGCTTAAACGTCAGCATGCAGTAAAGCGAAAGAAAGATAAGATTATCAATTTAAGGGGAGAGATTGTTCCTTACATAGTTTTGCGGGATTGTTTTGATATACAAGGAAGGCCGCCAGAAATTGAACAGGTGGTCATCACTCGCGTCCAGGGGAGCCGCATAGGTCTTGTGGTAGACAATGTTATTGGTGAGCATCAGACCGTAATCAAAAGTCTAGGGAGAGTATATCGCGATGTACCTGGTATTTCCGGAGCCACAATCAAAGGTGACGGCAACATTGCCCTGATTTTAGATGTGTCCGATTTGATGTACTTAGAGACAGGTATAGAAAGGACAACGCACTAA
- a CDS encoding STAS domain-containing protein — MCKFKIIDEGDRVYLKFKGDLTIEHGEKIKEALNQVLTQGKDIFVDLDDMIKVDLCFIQALLAAQKSAWNSQLSFMVSENEVLKKYAQSLGCMLKKMKVFSPEVLKLVKNKTNIKEL; from the coding sequence ATGTGTAAATTTAAGATCATAGATGAGGGAGATAGGGTTTATCTTAAGTTTAAAGGCGATTTGACCATAGAGCATGGAGAAAAGATTAAAGAAGCTTTAAATCAGGTTTTAACTCAGGGAAAAGATATTTTTGTGGATTTAGATGACATGATAAAGGTGGATCTGTGTTTTATCCAGGCGCTTTTAGCAGCACAAAAAAGCGCGTGGAACAGTCAACTGTCCTTTATGGTCAGCGAGAATGAGGTACTAAAAAAGTATGCTCAGAGTTTGGGGTGTATGTTGAAAAAGATGAAAGTTTTTTCTCCTGAGGTATTAAAGTTAGTAAAGAATAAAACCAACATTAAGGAGTTGTAG
- a CDS encoding response regulator: MAKKIMTVDDSASVRQMVCFTLKGAGYEVLEAKDGQDALAKLTGPLDLIITDLNMPNMDGIELIRQVRSKPGFKFIPIIMLTTESQTEKKMEGKKAGATGWIVKPFKPEQLLAVVKKVLKG; encoded by the coding sequence ATGGCCAAGAAAATTATGACTGTTGATGATTCTGCCAGTGTGCGCCAGATGGTTTGCTTTACTTTAAAAGGGGCAGGCTATGAAGTACTTGAGGCAAAGGATGGTCAGGATGCCTTGGCTAAATTAACAGGTCCGCTAGACTTGATTATCACGGATTTAAATATGCCTAATATGGATGGGATTGAACTTATCCGCCAAGTCAGGTCCAAGCCCGGATTTAAATTTATTCCGATTATTATGCTCACCACTGAGTCTCAGACCGAGAAAAAAATGGAAGGTAAAAAGGCTGGCGCTACTGGCTGGATTGTGAAGCCATTTAAACCAGAGCAATTATTGGCTGTGGTTAAGAAAGTGTTGAAGGGATAG
- a CDS encoding methyl-accepting chemotaxis protein: MKNVKLGVKLIGGFIFTAIIALGVGLVGVYVTKNLERHIEDVGKVSLPGVRSMLQIKSETTAIMEAVRTLTSPDLTSEERDVEYENISKARERYRKAWAVYDGLPKHSDDEALWTKLASEIKEWVKINNKIIGLSKKLQEMDVLNPYKLKEELQRFRGEHYRLLVQLNEFIHFGHELEGGEDPTKCDLGQWILGIDTKNEHIKKTVQLIEHVHNTLHQSVAQVKSLVTQGNIEGAEAVFVNTIYPAAKKTLEYIRELSAEARKAMDIYEQMNNLMSIESESQSKEVFSLIDKLVDLNIQDSDRAVELSEADSGKGMTIIIIGVAIGVIFALLLGIVLTKSITNPIFKGVRFAQAMAEGDFTQKLDIDQKDEIGILAKALNEMVDKLRTVVAEVQSASENVASGSEELSTSSEQLSQGATEQAAALEEVSTSMEEMAANIRQNAENAQQTEKIALKAAQDTQSGGKAVQETVTAMKEIAEKISIIEEIARQTNLLALNAAIEAARAGEHGKGFAVVAAEVRKLAERSGAAAAEISELSSSSVDVAERAGEMLQKIVPDIQRTAELVQEITAASNEQNTGAEQINKAIQQLDQVVQQNASAAEEMASTSQEMASQAQQLQATMSFFHIDRASHSPVNKKRPVQQAFSTLKQTGTMQPASSTKSAQAPEGIDLQLDGDEDDKEFERF, translated from the coding sequence ATGAAAAATGTCAAGTTGGGAGTAAAATTGATCGGTGGCTTTATTTTTACGGCCATCATTGCTCTAGGAGTGGGTTTGGTCGGGGTTTATGTAACTAAAAACCTCGAGAGACACATCGAAGATGTTGGCAAGGTAAGTCTGCCCGGTGTGCGGTCCATGTTACAGATTAAAAGTGAAACCACAGCTATAATGGAGGCTGTGCGAACTTTGACTTCCCCTGATCTGACTAGCGAAGAACGCGATGTAGAATATGAAAATATAAGCAAGGCCAGAGAAAGATATCGGAAGGCCTGGGCAGTATATGATGGACTGCCAAAACACTCTGATGACGAAGCATTATGGACAAAACTTGCATCAGAGATCAAGGAATGGGTAAAAATTAATAACAAAATCATTGGGTTGTCCAAAAAACTGCAGGAAATGGATGTGTTAAATCCATACAAATTGAAAGAAGAGTTACAGCGTTTTCGAGGCGAGCATTATAGACTTTTGGTACAGTTGAATGAGTTTATTCATTTTGGTCACGAATTAGAAGGAGGAGAGGACCCAACCAAATGTGATTTAGGACAGTGGATACTTGGCATAGACACCAAAAATGAGCACATTAAAAAGACTGTCCAGCTAATCGAACATGTTCACAATACGCTCCACCAGAGCGTGGCTCAAGTAAAATCATTGGTGACCCAGGGTAATATTGAAGGTGCGGAAGCTGTTTTTGTAAATACTATTTACCCGGCTGCTAAAAAGACTTTAGAGTATATTCGTGAATTAAGCGCAGAGGCTCGAAAGGCAATGGATATTTATGAACAGATGAATAACTTGATGTCGATTGAGTCTGAGAGCCAAAGTAAAGAAGTTTTTAGTTTGATAGATAAGCTTGTTGACTTAAATATTCAAGACAGTGATCGGGCAGTCGAACTTTCTGAAGCTGACAGCGGAAAAGGTATGACCATAATCATTATAGGTGTGGCTATAGGCGTAATTTTTGCCTTGCTATTGGGTATAGTTTTAACCAAATCTATTACTAATCCAATTTTTAAAGGAGTTAGGTTTGCTCAAGCCATGGCAGAAGGTGATTTTACCCAGAAATTGGACATCGATCAGAAAGACGAAATCGGTATTTTGGCCAAAGCATTAAATGAGATGGTGGATAAACTGCGGACAGTTGTGGCAGAAGTCCAGTCAGCCAGTGAGAACGTGGCCTCAGGCAGTGAGGAATTAAGTACTTCTTCTGAACAGCTCTCTCAGGGGGCCACAGAACAGGCTGCAGCCTTGGAAGAGGTGTCGACGAGCATGGAAGAAATGGCAGCAAATATCCGCCAGAATGCGGAAAACGCCCAGCAAACAGAGAAGATAGCCCTAAAAGCGGCTCAGGATACCCAATCCGGTGGTAAAGCTGTACAGGAAACAGTGACGGCCATGAAAGAGATTGCTGAAAAGATTTCAATTATTGAGGAAATTGCCCGGCAGACGAACTTGTTGGCTTTAAATGCTGCAATTGAAGCGGCCAGGGCAGGGGAGCACGGCAAAGGTTTTGCGGTAGTAGCTGCAGAAGTACGCAAATTGGCGGAGCGAAGTGGGGCTGCAGCAGCAGAGATCAGTGAACTGTCTTCTAGCAGTGTAGATGTGGCTGAAAGGGCCGGGGAAATGCTACAAAAGATTGTTCCGGATATTCAAAGGACAGCGGAGTTGGTTCAGGAGATCACTGCAGCTAGCAATGAACAAAATACCGGAGCTGAGCAGATCAACAAGGCTATCCAGCAGTTAGATCAGGTGGTGCAGCAAAATGCCTCTGCCGCAGAAGAAATGGCTTCTACTTCACAAGAAATGGCTTCCCAGGCACAGCAGTTGCAGGCTACCATGTCTTTCTTTCATATAGATAGGGCCTCGCATAGCCCAGTCAATAAAAAGCGACCGGTACAACAGGCATTTTCTACTTTAAAACAGACAGGTACAATGCAGCCAGCCTCGTCTACTAAGTCAGCTCAGGCTCCTGAAGGGATAGATTTACAATTGGACGGTGACGAAGATGATAAAGAGTTTGAGAGGTTCTAA
- a CDS encoding CheR family methyltransferase: protein MGNDILKEILPVIGTVVSNIFKRMFTFPQMSDDEFERLRRFIYEHLGISISPAKKTMLQARLQKRLRHLNLNSFEEYCNYLFRLKGIESEFPELVDAVTTNTTEFFREPNHFDFLVNSILPLWLNTYGYERAMLLWSAGCSSGEEPYSLAMVLQDFAEKNPGFNFLILATDINNKVLQKAVKAIYPEEKALKIPLSLKKKYLLRSRDRSKKLVRIAPEIRTKVRFRRLNFVREFKFRKQMDIIFCRNVFIYFDRITQKRVILRFCSYLMRGGYLFLGHSESLSGMQLPLMQVAPSVYQKIG from the coding sequence TTGGGCAACGATATTTTAAAAGAAATTTTACCTGTAATAGGGACTGTAGTCTCCAATATCTTTAAAAGAATGTTTACTTTCCCGCAGATGTCCGATGATGAGTTTGAGCGGCTCAGAAGGTTTATTTATGAACATTTGGGTATAAGTATATCTCCGGCCAAAAAGACCATGCTACAGGCTAGGTTGCAGAAAAGGCTGAGACATTTGAACCTCAATTCTTTTGAAGAATATTGTAATTACCTTTTCAGGTTAAAAGGCATTGAATCTGAATTCCCTGAATTGGTGGATGCAGTGACCACCAATACTACGGAGTTCTTTCGCGAACCCAACCATTTTGACTTTCTTGTCAACTCCATTTTGCCCCTCTGGCTTAATACCTACGGTTATGAGCGCGCCATGCTTTTGTGGAGTGCTGGTTGCTCCTCAGGTGAGGAACCATATAGTTTGGCTATGGTCTTGCAGGATTTTGCTGAAAAAAATCCTGGATTTAATTTCCTTATTCTTGCCACAGATATAAATAATAAGGTGCTGCAAAAGGCTGTGAAGGCTATTTATCCAGAAGAAAAGGCTTTGAAAATCCCATTGTCTTTAAAGAAAAAATATCTTTTAAGGAGTAGAGACAGAAGCAAAAAATTGGTCCGCATTGCTCCAGAGATCAGGACCAAAGTTAGGTTCCGGCGGTTAAATTTTGTGCGAGAATTTAAGTTCCGCAAACAAATGGATATTATTTTCTGTCGTAATGTATTTATTTATTTTGATCGCATCACTCAAAAAAGAGTTATCTTGCGTTTTTGTTCTTATCTCATGCGTGGTGGTTATCTTTTTTTGGGGCACTCTGAAAGTTTATCTGGCATGCAATTGCCGTTGATGCAGGTTGCTCCTAGTGTATATCAGAAGATAGGCTAA
- a CDS encoding EAL domain-containing protein: MNVIEALNIIRDFTPISSFSPTVTHELILKEPFESLFQKLNIDSLAFTFKTKNQIEMLFVLPRNEIDGKSDNLEMKKNIMLEHIKFIGFDIYEENKKLTEEIINLEINKNNKNKTGIITIPYALPNMETEFFLSVFVDDSGVDEVSLVILSNIGLQLGFMFLVRSTGKKLAAVSERDTLTGFYTRETLFKLIEFEIKKAKTADQPMSIALLNIDNIQLINAKYGVIVGDNVIKAVGNMIKSYLRETDIVGRFAGDEFLILSPFTSVEEAYDFFEQFRKRVEKANILNDKKIRITVSMGLIEVPKTIDSLGDVESALRVAVKKAKGRGKNNVQVLKSKDEIKKFHKKIVSGFEFIKSKILNKEVYPFFQPIHNLKSGNILGYEALARVKVDNEYKSIYAYFEILDELGLWGELDKIIIDKVFRLKKETSLFNGKRIFINLSGRFLLFDENRKWFLNIEEEYHINPKQVVLEITEREYINDIFTIATFLNQLKEKGYNIAIDDFGSGYSSYEYIKLLNPHIIKIDGSLVKDCVNQRIDLKIISNITSLCKELGISVVAEWIENKAILDKLKEVDIDYGQGFYLSRPQNLFGD; the protein is encoded by the coding sequence ATGAATGTTATAGAGGCTCTTAATATTATAAGAGATTTTACGCCAATAAGTTCATTTAGCCCAACCGTTACTCATGAACTTATTTTAAAAGAACCATTTGAGAGTCTTTTCCAAAAGTTGAATATAGATTCCTTAGCATTTACTTTTAAGACAAAAAATCAAATAGAAATGTTGTTTGTTTTGCCACGCAATGAAATAGATGGTAAATCAGATAATTTAGAAATGAAGAAAAACATAATGTTGGAACATATAAAATTTATAGGATTTGATATTTATGAAGAAAATAAAAAGTTGACTGAAGAAATAATAAATCTAGAAATAAATAAAAACAATAAAAATAAGACAGGAATCATCACCATACCATATGCGTTACCGAATATGGAAACTGAGTTTTTTCTTTCTGTTTTTGTAGACGATTCTGGGGTTGATGAAGTAAGTTTAGTTATTCTGTCAAATATTGGTTTACAATTAGGTTTTATGTTTTTGGTGAGATCCACTGGTAAAAAACTAGCCGCTGTAAGTGAGAGAGATACTCTTACTGGATTTTATACTAGAGAAACATTATTTAAACTGATAGAGTTTGAAATCAAAAAGGCTAAAACTGCTGATCAGCCTATGAGTATTGCTCTTTTAAATATTGATAATATTCAACTTATAAATGCCAAATATGGAGTAATAGTAGGGGATAACGTAATAAAAGCTGTCGGTAATATGATTAAGAGCTATTTAAGAGAAACTGATATTGTTGGTAGGTTTGCCGGCGATGAGTTTTTGATATTAAGTCCTTTTACAAGCGTTGAGGAAGCTTATGATTTTTTTGAACAATTTAGAAAAAGGGTGGAGAAAGCTAATATATTAAATGATAAGAAAATTAGGATAACCGTAAGCATGGGGTTAATAGAGGTACCAAAGACAATAGATAGTTTGGGAGATGTTGAGTCAGCTTTACGTGTTGCCGTAAAAAAAGCAAAAGGGCGAGGAAAAAATAATGTCCAGGTACTAAAATCGAAAGATGAAATCAAAAAATTTCACAAAAAAATTGTTAGTGGGTTTGAGTTTATAAAATCGAAAATTTTAAACAAAGAAGTTTATCCTTTTTTTCAGCCAATACATAATCTTAAAAGTGGAAACATTTTGGGATATGAAGCTTTGGCGAGGGTTAAAGTAGATAATGAGTATAAATCCATATATGCTTACTTTGAAATTTTGGATGAACTTGGACTATGGGGTGAATTAGATAAAATAATAATAGACAAAGTTTTTCGCTTAAAGAAAGAGACATCTCTTTTTAATGGAAAACGGATTTTTATAAATCTTTCCGGCAGATTTTTACTCTTTGATGAAAATAGAAAATGGTTTTTAAATATAGAAGAAGAGTATCATATAAATCCAAAACAAGTTGTTTTAGAAATAACCGAAAGAGAATATATAAATGATATTTTTACGATAGCTACTTTTTTAAACCAATTAAAAGAAAAAGGTTATAATATAGCTATTGATGACTTTGGAAGTGGCTATTCATCTTATGAATACATAAAGCTTCTAAATCCACACATAATAAAAATAGACGGTTCGTTAGTTAAAGATTGCGTAAATCAACGTATAGACTTAAAAATCATTTCTAACATAACATCGCTTTGTAAAGAACTGGGAATATCTGTTGTTGCCGAGTGGATAGAAAACAAGGCTATACTTGATAAATTAAAAGAGGTGGATATTGACTATGGCCAAGGATTTTATTTGTCACGTCCACAGAATTTATTTGGAGATTAG
- a CDS encoding chemotaxis protein CheW, with protein sequence MIEDKGIATNQYLTFFLDEDLFALDIASVREVLDYTNITRIPKTPEFMRGVINLRGKAVPVVDLRLKFGMGETERTVNTCIIIVEVEIDGEKTIMGALADSVQEVFELDPETIEPPPKLGTKIRSDFIKGMGKYNDKFIIILDINKVFSVEELSLVQDVQGENKEQIVQCEESEV encoded by the coding sequence ATGATCGAAGACAAGGGCATAGCTACAAATCAGTATCTGACCTTTTTTTTGGATGAAGACCTTTTTGCTTTGGATATTGCTTCTGTGCGTGAAGTTCTAGATTATACGAATATTACTCGCATTCCCAAGACACCAGAATTCATGCGCGGAGTGATTAATTTACGAGGCAAAGCCGTCCCTGTCGTGGATTTGCGTTTGAAATTTGGTATGGGCGAGACTGAGCGGACCGTGAATACTTGTATCATAATCGTAGAAGTCGAAATTGATGGAGAGAAAACCATCATGGGTGCCTTAGCAGACTCTGTGCAAGAGGTTTTTGAGCTTGATCCGGAAACTATTGAACCTCCACCAAAATTGGGAACTAAAATTCGCAGTGATTTTATCAAGGGTATGGGTAAATATAATGATAAATTTATAATAATTTTAGATATAAACAAAGTATTTTCAGTTGAAGAGCTGTCTCTGGTCCAGGATGTTCAAGGGGAAAACAAAGAGCAGATTGTTCAATGTGAAGAAAGTGAAGTATAG